Proteins from a genomic interval of Thunnus thynnus chromosome 5, fThuThy2.1, whole genome shotgun sequence:
- the LOC137183163 gene encoding ubiquitin-associated protein 1-like, which yields MQVRFQCIFGAMNALEDVPFQTPLGPLREEVQLVTGPDLTIPDCHRILQETEYGFNLEKWIVTRQQPVCQAPSCPPYWMMFSSPQVTHRVSRRGSDPWVSPRPRSHSLNSADTRWLHHRTVKFLISDSEDEDGYNEDNEGSSTEDTRHLIKIRERPRSAAPRDRVSRVKDMHWGPSIHHCKPDSPQTLRGHRGSLTSLQDFRQPLRALEQHRSQQGSPLPPGQKNCKKRQRPLGSVGRKFSLNAPPAGPSPSRLQQQRPSSAGPVVKNRRQKALRTGGSRGVFFDSAAELLSALSQEERELLETITEKGYSLRTAILALQKTGYHSPEKILKYLVASDRLCELGYDEAQVEEALEMFQNCESKAAEFLRLLAQFNEMGFQQNAIKEVLLVHENHRERALEELMTRMA from the exons ATGCAGGTGCGTTTTCAGTGCATATTTGGTGCGATGAACGCTCTGGAAGATGTCCCATTTCAGACCCCACTGGGTCCACTGAGGGAGGAAGTCCAGCTGGTGACCGGTCCAGACCTCACTATACCAGACTGCCATCGGATACTGCAAGAAACTGAG TACGGATTCAACCTGGAGAAGTGGATTGTAACTAGGCAGCAGCCTGTCTGCCAGGCCCCATCCTGTCCCCCCTACTGGATGATGTTCAGCAGCCCTCAGGTGACCCACAGGGTCAGTCGCAGGGGCAGTGACCCGTGGGTCAGCCCTCGGCCCCGCAGTCACAGTCTGAACTCTGCAGACACCCGCTGGCTGCACCATCGCACCGTCAAGTTCCTCATATCTGACTCAGAGGATGAAGATGGGTACAATGAGGATAATGAAGGCTCCTCCACTGAAGATACACGTCACCTCATCAAGATAAGAGAGCGGCCCCGGAGCGCTGCACCCAGAGACAGAGTCTCCAGAGTCAAAGACATGCACTGGGGCCCTTCCATTCACCACTGTAAGCCGGACTCACCTCAGACCCTCAGAGGCCACAGAGGCAGCTTAACATCTCTCCAAGACTTCAGACAGCCGCTGCGTGCACTGGAGCAGCACAGGTCACAGCAGGGCAGCCCGCTCCCTCCTGGGCAGAAGAACTGCAAGAAGAGGCAGCGTCCACTGGGCTCTGTGGGCAGAAAGTTCTCCCTAAACGCACCTCCTGCTGGTCCGTCTCCATCCAGGCTGCAGCAGCAACGACCCTCCTCTGCAGGGCCTGTTGTCAAAAACCGCAGGCAGaag GCCCTGAGGACAGGTGGCTCTCGTGGGGTTTTCTTTGACTCAGCAGCAGAGCTGTTGTCAGCGCTCAGTCAAGAAGAGAGGGAGCTACTTGAAACCATCACTGAGAAGGGTTACTCTTTACGCACAGCTATTCTGGCACTGCAGAAGACAGGCTATCACAGCCCAGAGAAG ATCCTAAAATACCTAGTTGCCAGCGACCGTCTGTGTGAGCTGGGTTATGATGAAGCACAAGTAGAGGAGGCCTTGGAGATGTTTCAGAACTGTGAGAGCAAG GCTGCCGAGTTCCTGCGTCTCCTCGCTCAGTTTAATGAGATGGGCTTCCAACAAAATGCCATCAAAGAAGTGCTGCTCGTTCATGAAAATCATCGTGAGAGGGCTCTTGAAGAACTCATGACACGCATGGCTTAA
- the clpxb gene encoding ATP-dependent Clp protease ATP-binding subunit clpX-like, mitochondrial isoform X2 yields MSCPCTSAARLFLNTAHRGLSCSRIQLFSLSRQGSRETHLPPRVRVRSFSETAICYASKDGTTKDSGSDGGKKSISEGKRLSGSGGSGKGGSQLRCPKCGDPCTHVETFVSSTRFVKCEKCHHFFVVLSETDSKKGLNKEPESAAEAVKLAFAQKPPPPPKKIYAYLDKYVVGQSYAKKVLAVAVYNHYKRIYNNIPAGSRQQVEVEKQPSLTPRELLQIAGISPHGNALGASMQQQTSQQAPQERRGGEVLDSTHTDIKLEKSNIILLGPTGSGKTLLAQTLARCLDVPFAICDCTTLTQAGYVGEDIESVIAKLLQDANYSVEKAQQGIVFLDEVDKIGSVPGIHQLRDVGGEGVQQGLLKLLEGTIVNVPEKNSRKLRGETVQVDTTNILFVASGAFNGLDRIISRRKNEKYLGFGTPSNLGKGRRAAAAADLANTSGETDTVAEIEEKDRLLKHVEARDLIEFGMIPEFVGRLPVVVPLHSLDEETLVRILTEPRNAVVPQYQALFSMDKCELNVTQDALRAIARMALERKTGARGLRSIMEKLLLEPMFEVPHSDIMAVELNKEVVQGKSQPRYIRAPAKESAEEEYDSGIEEENWPRQADAANN; encoded by the exons ATGTCCTGTCCATGCACTTCGGCTGCCAGGTTGTTCCTAAACACTGCCCACAGAG GATTGTCCTGCTCCCGGattcagctgttttctctgaGTCGTCAGGGGTCTCGGGAAACTCATTTGCCTCCCCGGGTACGGGTGAGGTCGTTTTCAGAGACTGCTATCTGCTATGCCTCTAAAGATGGGACAACAAAGGACAGCGGAAGTGATGGTGGAAAG AAAAGCATCAGTGAGGGGAAGAGACTGTCCGGCTCTGGCGGATCAGGCAAGGGAGGAAGTCAACTCCGATGCCCTAAATGTGGAGACCCCTGCACACATGTAGAGACATTTGTAT CATCAACACGATTTGTCAAATGTGAGAAATGCCATCACTTTTTCGTGGTTTTGTCTGAAACGGATTCTAAGAAGGGGCTAAACAAAGAGCCAGAATCTGCTGCGGAGGCTGTGAAACTGGCATTTGCACAGAaacctccccctccccccaagAAG atATATGCTTACCTCGACAAGTACGTTGTTGGCCAGTCCTATGCAAAAAAGGTGTTAGCGGTTGCAGTGTACAATCACTACAAGCGCATCTACAACAACATCCCTGCTGGGAGTCgacagcaggtggaggtggagaaacAGCCCTCTCTGACACCTCGTG aGCTGCTGCAGATCGCAGGGATCAGCCCTCATGGAAATGCTCTGGGAGCGTCCATGCAGCAGCAGACGAGCCAGCAGGCACCTCAAGAGAGGAGGGGCGGGGAGGTCCTGGActccacacacactgacatcaaACTGGAGAAGAGCAACATCATACTTCTAGGTCCAACTGGCTCAG GAAAAACATTGTTGGCGCAGACACTGGCGCGATGTCTGGATGTTCCCTTTGCAATTTGCGATTGCACCACACTAACTCAAGCTGGATACGTGGGGGAAGACATTGAGTCAGTCATTGCCAAACTGCTGCAAGATGCCAACTACTCAGTGGAGAAAGCACAACAAG GTATTGTGTTTCTGGACGAGGTCGATAAGATTGGCAGTGTGCCTGGCATCCATCAGCTGAGAGATGTGGGAGGAGAAGGAGTCCAGCAG GGGTTGCTGAAACTCTTGGAGGGCACAATTGTCAATGTTCCTGAGAAAAACTCCAGGAAGCTGAGAGGAGAGACGGTGCAGGTAGACACAACAAACATCCTGTTTGTTGCATCCGGTGCCTTCAACGGACTTGACAGAATCATTAGCAGAAGAAAGAACGAGAAG TATTTGGGTTTTGGAACTCCCTCCAACCTGGGGAAAGGGCGGCGCGCAGCGGCCGCAGCAGACCTGGCCAACACCAGCGGTGAGACAGACACCGTGGCAGAGATCGAGGAGAAGGACAGGCTGCTGAAGCACGTCGAGGCCAGGGACCTGATCGAGTTCGGAATGATCCCGGAGTTTGTCGGCCGTCTTCCTGTGGTCGTTCCTCTGCACAGCCTGGATGAAGAAACGCTAGTCCGAATCTTGACTGAACCACGCAACGCTGTTGTGCCCCAGTACCAGGCTCTGTTCAGCATGGACAAA tgtgaaCTCAATGTGACTCAAGATGCCTTGAGGGCCATAGCCAGGATGGCTCTGGAGAGGAAAACTGGAGCTCGTGGGCTCAGATCCATCATG GAAAAGCTCCTGTTAGAGCCAATGTTTGAGGTGCCGCACTCCGACATCATGGCTGTCGAGTTGAACAAAGAGGTTGTCCAAGGAAAATCACAACCCAGATACATCAg AGCTCCGGCCAAGGAGTCGGCAGAGGAGGAATACGACTCCGGCATTGAAGAGGAGAACTGGCCTCGACAGGCGGATGCTGCAAACAACTGA
- the clpxb gene encoding ATP-dependent Clp protease ATP-binding subunit clpX-like, mitochondrial isoform X1, with amino-acid sequence MSCPCTSAARLFLNTAHRGLSCSRIQLFSLSRQGSRETHLPPRVRVRSFSETAICYASKDGTTKDSGSDGGKKSISEGKRLSGSGGSGKGGSQLRCPKCGDPCTHVETFVSSTRFVKCEKCHHFFVVLSETDSKKGLNKEPESAAEAVKLAFAQKPPPPPKKIYAYLDKYVVGQSYAKKVLAVAVYNHYKRIYNNIPAGSRQQVEVEKQPSLTPRELEMRRREDEYRFTKLLQIAGISPHGNALGASMQQQTSQQAPQERRGGEVLDSTHTDIKLEKSNIILLGPTGSGKTLLAQTLARCLDVPFAICDCTTLTQAGYVGEDIESVIAKLLQDANYSVEKAQQGIVFLDEVDKIGSVPGIHQLRDVGGEGVQQGLLKLLEGTIVNVPEKNSRKLRGETVQVDTTNILFVASGAFNGLDRIISRRKNEKYLGFGTPSNLGKGRRAAAAADLANTSGETDTVAEIEEKDRLLKHVEARDLIEFGMIPEFVGRLPVVVPLHSLDEETLVRILTEPRNAVVPQYQALFSMDKCELNVTQDALRAIARMALERKTGARGLRSIMEKLLLEPMFEVPHSDIMAVELNKEVVQGKSQPRYIRAPAKESAEEEYDSGIEEENWPRQADAANN; translated from the exons ATGTCCTGTCCATGCACTTCGGCTGCCAGGTTGTTCCTAAACACTGCCCACAGAG GATTGTCCTGCTCCCGGattcagctgttttctctgaGTCGTCAGGGGTCTCGGGAAACTCATTTGCCTCCCCGGGTACGGGTGAGGTCGTTTTCAGAGACTGCTATCTGCTATGCCTCTAAAGATGGGACAACAAAGGACAGCGGAAGTGATGGTGGAAAG AAAAGCATCAGTGAGGGGAAGAGACTGTCCGGCTCTGGCGGATCAGGCAAGGGAGGAAGTCAACTCCGATGCCCTAAATGTGGAGACCCCTGCACACATGTAGAGACATTTGTAT CATCAACACGATTTGTCAAATGTGAGAAATGCCATCACTTTTTCGTGGTTTTGTCTGAAACGGATTCTAAGAAGGGGCTAAACAAAGAGCCAGAATCTGCTGCGGAGGCTGTGAAACTGGCATTTGCACAGAaacctccccctccccccaagAAG atATATGCTTACCTCGACAAGTACGTTGTTGGCCAGTCCTATGCAAAAAAGGTGTTAGCGGTTGCAGTGTACAATCACTACAAGCGCATCTACAACAACATCCCTGCTGGGAGTCgacagcaggtggaggtggagaaacAGCCCTCTCTGACACCTCGTG AGCTAGAGATGAGAAGACGAGAGGATGAATACAGATTCACAA aGCTGCTGCAGATCGCAGGGATCAGCCCTCATGGAAATGCTCTGGGAGCGTCCATGCAGCAGCAGACGAGCCAGCAGGCACCTCAAGAGAGGAGGGGCGGGGAGGTCCTGGActccacacacactgacatcaaACTGGAGAAGAGCAACATCATACTTCTAGGTCCAACTGGCTCAG GAAAAACATTGTTGGCGCAGACACTGGCGCGATGTCTGGATGTTCCCTTTGCAATTTGCGATTGCACCACACTAACTCAAGCTGGATACGTGGGGGAAGACATTGAGTCAGTCATTGCCAAACTGCTGCAAGATGCCAACTACTCAGTGGAGAAAGCACAACAAG GTATTGTGTTTCTGGACGAGGTCGATAAGATTGGCAGTGTGCCTGGCATCCATCAGCTGAGAGATGTGGGAGGAGAAGGAGTCCAGCAG GGGTTGCTGAAACTCTTGGAGGGCACAATTGTCAATGTTCCTGAGAAAAACTCCAGGAAGCTGAGAGGAGAGACGGTGCAGGTAGACACAACAAACATCCTGTTTGTTGCATCCGGTGCCTTCAACGGACTTGACAGAATCATTAGCAGAAGAAAGAACGAGAAG TATTTGGGTTTTGGAACTCCCTCCAACCTGGGGAAAGGGCGGCGCGCAGCGGCCGCAGCAGACCTGGCCAACACCAGCGGTGAGACAGACACCGTGGCAGAGATCGAGGAGAAGGACAGGCTGCTGAAGCACGTCGAGGCCAGGGACCTGATCGAGTTCGGAATGATCCCGGAGTTTGTCGGCCGTCTTCCTGTGGTCGTTCCTCTGCACAGCCTGGATGAAGAAACGCTAGTCCGAATCTTGACTGAACCACGCAACGCTGTTGTGCCCCAGTACCAGGCTCTGTTCAGCATGGACAAA tgtgaaCTCAATGTGACTCAAGATGCCTTGAGGGCCATAGCCAGGATGGCTCTGGAGAGGAAAACTGGAGCTCGTGGGCTCAGATCCATCATG GAAAAGCTCCTGTTAGAGCCAATGTTTGAGGTGCCGCACTCCGACATCATGGCTGTCGAGTTGAACAAAGAGGTTGTCCAAGGAAAATCACAACCCAGATACATCAg AGCTCCGGCCAAGGAGTCGGCAGAGGAGGAATACGACTCCGGCATTGAAGAGGAGAACTGGCCTCGACAGGCGGATGCTGCAAACAACTGA